One segment of Leptospiraceae bacterium DNA contains the following:
- a CDS encoding CoA-binding protein → MKENKVLELLKKKDCTIAIIGATNDSSKYGNIIYRDLKNKNIRVYGVNPKATTIDGDKAYHTLEDIGFIPDIIDIVVPPKIAMETIKKAVANGYDNFWLQPGAESEEIIQYLEDNNKSYLAYACVMVESR, encoded by the coding sequence ATGAAAGAAAATAAAGTGTTGGAATTACTCAAAAAAAAAGATTGCACAATCGCAATTATTGGTGCAACAAATGATTCGTCCAAATACGGAAACATCATTTATAGAGACCTAAAAAACAAAAATATAAGGGTATATGGTGTTAACCCCAAAGCGACTACCATTGACGGAGATAAGGCGTATCATACTCTTGAGGATATTGGGTTTATTCCCGACATTATTGATATTGTTGTTCCTCCTAAAATCGCAATGGAAACAATTAAAAAAGCTGTGGCTAATGGCTACGATAACTTTTGGTTACAACCCGGTGCTGAAAGCGAAGAAATCATTCAGTATCTAGAGGATAATAATAAAAGTTACCTTGCCTACGCATGTGTAATGGTAGAAAGCAGGTAA